A region from the Manihot esculenta cultivar AM560-2 chromosome 13, M.esculenta_v8, whole genome shotgun sequence genome encodes:
- the LOC110629237 gene encoding uncharacterized mitochondrial protein AtMg00310-like, with product MWEACISRATLLYNLAFAHWAGIFSIPNSGVLSKYFGIPVEWGSSKTKAIAFLKERLISKLQGCQSRFLSQAGKEILIKSVIQSIPTYIMSIFKLPSSIVSEFQKLTAKFWWSHSIDKSSMHWMSWNKLTKNKKEGGIGFKDLQLFNLSLQTKQAWKVVSNQNAFWSKLLKGIYFRHCDFMDANMSHNPSWFWRSLLEERIEIEYFWTILCQCVE from the exons ATGTGGGAAGCGTGTATTTCACGCGCTACTTTGCTTTATAATCTGGCTTTTGCACATTGGGCAG GCATCTTTTCCATTCCTAACTCAGGGGTTCTCTCAAAATACTTTGGTATTCCTGTAGAATGGGGCAGCTCAAAAACCAAGGCCATTGCTTTCCTTAAGGAAAGACTGATTAGTAAACTACAAGGATGCCAAAGTAGGTTCTTGTCACAGGCAGGCAAAGAAATTCTGATCAAATCTGTCATTCAATCTATTCCAACTTATATCATGTCTATTTTCAAGCTGCCTTCCTCAATTGTATCTGAATTTCAAAAGCTCACAGCAAAGTTTTGGTGGAGTCATTCAATTGATAAAAGCTCTATGCATTGGATGAGCTGGAACAAGCTGACGAAGAATAAGAAGGAAGGAGGCATTGGTTTTAAAGACCTTCAATTGTTCAATCTCTCGCTACAAACCAAACAAGCGTGGAAGGTTGTTTCTAATCAGAATGCCTTTTGGTCCAAATTGTTGAAAGGTATCTATTTCCGTCACTGTGATTTCATGGATGCTAATATGAGCCACAACCCTTCATGGTTTTGGAGAAGTCTTTTGGAAGAAAGAATTGAGATTGAATATTTCTGGACCATCCTTTGTCAATGTGTGGAGTGA